TGAGGGTCACGACTACCACGTCGCGCCGGGCCAGCGCTTTCCCCTGATAGGGAGGCAACCCACCCGCACCGAGAGTAAAGCCCCCGCCGTGAAGCCATACCATCACCGGGCGCGGCGAGGTACGTGCAGCCGGTGACCACACGTTAAGGTAGAGGCAATCTTCCGAAAACATGCCGGGATCGCCGCCGCCGAGCTGCTGACAATATTCGCTGCTTTGCCAGCTCGACGGGGAAAACGCCGTGGCCTGACGAACGCCCTCCCAGCGCTCAGGCGCGCGCGGTGAGCGCCAGCGCCATTCACCGACAGGCGGTGCGGCATAAGGGATACCGCACCAGACGTAAACATCCTCATCTGTAAAACCAAGCAGCGCGCCCTGGCGCGTTTCAACCACAGGGGCGGAGGGATTATGCATACTCACCTTCTTTTCCATCACACCCTTGCAGAGTAACGATTTTAGAGCAAACCGCAACGCTGTTTACTGCGCGCTTCCGCCTCCTCGTACAGCGTAAATTCGTCCAGCACCGGGCAGCCCAGCGCCTGCTCGAATGCCTCCCGGCTGGCATGACCGTGGCTGCGCGCCTGCGTTTCATTGCCGAGGTTGGACTGGAAAATACCGGCAGCGCTCACGGGCAGAAAATCTTCATAGGTGATCGGCTGCGCCACCACCCAGCCACGCTCGATAAGCGGCTGCGGATCGTCGCCGGGGCGAAACGCATGGCGGTGTGCCTCGCCTGAAGGCGTCAGGCGGTAGCGGAAATAGGCCAGACCCTGACGGCGCAGAAACATTTCGCTGTCCGGGAAGGCGCTAAACGTCTCGCGCAAATGCAGCTGGTGCGTCAGGTTGTCTTTGCCCGTCCCCGCCTGGCTCAGCAGGCTGTCGTACAGCGCGCGTCCTTTCGAGGTGAGCGCCACGCCGCGCTGTTCTATTTCACCAAAGCGGGCGGTATGCGTTCCTTTATCTTCCCCGGCAAAGAGCACCGGCTCTTCAAGCGCTTTAAAGCTGGTCTGGCGCAGCAGGATCGGCACCTCGCGGCGCGGCGGCCCCTCCACCAGAACTTTGGGTTCAATACCGTATTTCGGCATCAGCTCTTGTACGCGGTCGATATCCAGCGTGCGCGGCGTGAGATGGTTGATATGGCATCCGGGGAAGCAGACGACGTCGGCAATCAGGCGATGCGCATTGCTCAGCGCCAGATAAGTTTCCCGGTCTACCGTCGCGTGATGGTGCCAGCGGAACGTCTCCAGCGCTTCCTGAACAAACTCGCTCGCCTGTGCGTCGGTAAAGCCCCCTTCTGATTCATACAGGTCAAGAAGTGCCAGACAGCGCGGCGTAAAGATGTTCCGCCGCGAGAGGATCTCAGCCGCGCGTTCGCGCAGCGCGGCGTTTTCAATCAGTTCCAGACGCAGCAGCGAGGTAAAAATACGAAACGGATTGCGACACAGTGCCGCATCGTCAACCGGACGAAACGCCGTGGAGTGAACGGGTACCCCCGCCTGTGAGAGATCGTAATAGCTGACCGGAAACATGCCCATAATGGCGAAGATCCGGCGCAGGGTAGAGAGTTCCCGCGCGGTCCCCACGCGAATCGCACCGTGACGCTCAACGTTAAGGCGCGCCAGTTCATCTGCATTCGCAAGCTGTTCATGTAATAAAGGATTATTTTCCAGAACTCCAAGGTTCACATCTGCCACCAGCTCAAGCAATGTGCCGTACTGCGGAACTTCCTGCTGGTACATCGCCGACATAGCCTGCGAAAAGTGCTCCCGAATCTCATCAGCCGTGATGGTGTTCGCCATGATGTCTTGCCTCCAGTGAATATTACCTGGAGTGTAGAAAAGGCCGTTCCTTCCGGGGGGAAGAATTTACAAATTGTGATCTTAAGACGCGTGTGGTCAACACGTGCGTTGACGCACCTTGTAACAAATGAGGCCTAAAATAGTCTCCTGTAATTATTTTCTACCGCTATGTCTCGCTATGATGAAATATCACCAGGAATAATCTGCAAACGGCATCTACCCGCATTTTTTGGGCCAATAACTTTTGGCTAAAATATCATTTAGCGCGCACAGAATCTGAATACCCTCAGAAAACACAACAACTTACCTGCCCTCCTGGAAGAATATATTTTTAGCAAGCGAAGCGTTAATTGCCTCATTATTTTGCGATAAATCAAACAGGGCCATTAATTAAATTTGACGAACCTCCACCAGCGACTACAGTTATTAATCGAACGACGAGTGATACGGAATATATTCGTATCTTACTGACATGACCAATATATGAAATATGAGGTTTAATATGGCAGAGCATCGTGGTGGTTCCGGTAATTTCGCTGAAGATCGTGATAAAGCATCTGACGCAGGACGTAAAGGTGGACAGCAGAGCGGTGGGAATTTCAAAAACGACCCGCAACGCGCCTCTGAAGCAGGTAAGAAAGGGGGTCAGAATAGTCATGGCGGAGGCCGTGGTTCTGACAAATCCTGATCTTAATTACGTCTCTTTAAATACCTAAAGAGCTTGCTGCGGGCCAGACGGCTCGCAGTACCCTTCACATATTTAATCGGAACGTAAATATGAATATGAAAAGCATCGAAGACGTCTTTATTCACCTTCTCTCCGACACCTACAGCGCGGAAAAGCAACTGACTCGTGCGCTGAGCAAACTTGCCCGCGCCGCCTCCAGCGAACAGCTTAGCGCAGCCTTCACTGCTCACCTTGAGGAAACACAGGGTCAGATCGAGCGTATCGATCAAATCATTGAGCAGGAAGACGGCCTCAAAATTAAGCGTATGAAGTGTGTTGCAATGGAAGGCTTGATTGAAGAGGCAAATGAAGTCATTGAGAGTACTGAAAAAAATGAAGTCCGTGATGCCGCATTAATTGCCGCTGCGCAAAAAGTAGAGCATTACGAAATTGCCAGTTACGGTACCCTGGCGACCTTAGCGGAACAGTTAGGCTATACTAAAGCCGTTAAGTTACTGGCGGAAACGCTTGAAGAAGAAAAAGAAACCGATCTTAAACTCACCGATCTTGCCGTAGGTAATATCAATAAAAAAGCGAAGAAATAACGATTTAACACAGATATTTTAAATAAGCATCTGTCTGGCGATCGTTAAAGGATGCTTTTTAGCGGCAGCACTGCTGTGGTTAATTCTCGTTATTCCTTCTGTTTTTATAATGAATGAGTAGTGTACTGCAGGTGCAGTTCGAATTGCAGAGAGTAACAATAAATTGACCATCTAATAATTGAGGACACGATTATGAATCACGTAGAACACTATCATGACTGGCTACGCGATGCCCATGCGATGGAAAAGCAAGCGGAATCAATGCTGGAATCCATGGCCAGCCGCATCGATAATTACCCTGACATCCGCTCCCGAATTGAACAACATATTAGCGAGACAAAACGTCAAATCAGTTTGCTGGAAGAGATCCTCGACCGCAATGATATTTCTCGTTCCGTCCTCAAAGACTCCATGAGCAAGATGGCCGCGCTCGGCCAGTCCATTGGCGGTATGTTCCCGTCCGATGAAATCGTGAAAGGGTCCATCAGCGGCTATGTTTTCGAGCAATTTGAGATTGCCTGCTATACCTCCCTGCTGGCGGCAGCCAAACGCGCAGGCGATACCGCCTCCGTGCCGGCCATTGAATCTATCCTTGCCGAAGAAAAAGCGATGGCTGAGTGGCTGATCACCCATATTCCGCAGACGACGGAACAGTTCTTACAACGCTCAGAGACCTCCGGGGTCGAAGCGAAAAAATAGTCAGAAGCATGCCAGACAGTTGAACGCTGTCTGGCAGCGCCAGTGCACCATCCGTTCCAGAGGCCATTCGTTCCAGAGGTAGGAACCATGTTCGAACTCGACGCCTTTCATCTGGCCAGGATTCAGTTCGCTTTTACCGTCTCCTTTCATATTCTCTTTCCGGCGATCACCATTGGGCTTGCCAGCTATCTCGTGGTACTTGAAGGCATGTGGCTGCGTACCAAAAACGACGTGTGGCGATCGCTGTACCATTTCTGGCTCAAAATATTCGCGGTTAACTTCGGCATGGGCGTCGTCTCCGGGCTGGTCATGGCGTACCAGTTCGGCACCAACTGGAGCGGCTTCTCGCAGTTCGCCGGGAGTATCACCGGTCCGTTACTGACCTACGAAGTGCTTACCGCCTTCTTCCTGGAGGCCGGTTTCCTTGGCGTAATGCTGTTTGGGTGGAACAAAGTCGGCCCCGGCCTGCATTTCTTTGCAACCTGCATGGTGGCGCTGGGCACACTGATGTCCACCTTCTGGATCCTTGCGTCTAACAGCTGGATGCACACCCCTCAGGGGTTCACCATCGAAAATGGCCAGGTGATCCCGCAGGACTGGTTGGCTATCATTTTTAACCCCTCCTTCCCGTATCGTCTTATCCACATGTCGATTGCCGCGTTCTTGTGCAGCGCATTGTTTGTCGGCGCTTCCGGGGCCTGGCATCTGCTGCGCGGAAACGACACGCCCGCCATACGCAAAATGTTCTCTATGGCGATGTGGATGGCGCTGCTGGTTGCGCCCATTCAGGCCGTGGTCGGGGATATGCATGGTCTGAACACGCTGGAACATCAGCCCGCGAAAATTGCCGCTATCGAAGGCCACTGGGAGAACCGCCCGGGTGAAGCAACCCCGCTGCTGCTGTTCGGCGTGCCGGATATGGATGAGGAGCGCACCAAATACGGGCTGGAAATTCCTGCCCTGGGCAGTTTGATCCTGACGCACAGCCTCGATAAACAGGTTCCCGCCCTGAAAGAGTTCCCCAAAGACGAGCGTCCAAACTCGCTTATCGTCTTCTGGTCATTCCGCATTATGGTTGGCATGGGGCTGCTGATGATTGCGCTTGGGGCGATCAGCGTCTGGCTACGCTATCGCAACCGGCTGTACCACTCCCGTCTGTTTCACTGGTTCGCCTTCTGTATGGGGCCTGCCGGGCTGGTCGCGCTGCTGGCGGGCTGGGTCACCACCGAGGTGGGCCGTCAGCCGTGGGTGGTCTATGGCTATCTGCGCACCATTGACGCGGTATCGCTGCATAGCACGCTGCAAATGAGCATCAGCCTGTTGGCCTTTATCCTGGTCTACTGTTCGGTCTTTGGCGTGGGCTATGTCTATCTCGTCAGGCTGATCAAGAAAGGCCCACAACCTGTCAGCACGCTGACATCGAATACCTCGGGCACCCCTGCCCGTCCGCTGTCTGCCGCCGAGTCGGTTTCTGAACAGGAGAGACCCTGATGGGCGTTGATATCTCTGTCATCTGGATCGCGATCATCGTTTTTGCCACGCTGATGTACATCATCATGGACGGTTTCGATCTGGGCATTGGCCTGCTGTTTAATTTTGTCGGCGACGCGAAAGAACGCGATGTGATGGTCAACAGCGTAGCCCCGGTGTGGGATGGCAATGAAACCTGGCTGGTGCTGGGCGGCGCGGGGCTGTTTGGCGCCTTTCCGCTGGCCTATGCGGTCATCATCGATGCCCTGACCATTCCCCTGACCGCTATGCTGATTGGCCTGATCTTTCGCGGGGTGGCGTTCGAGTTTCGCTTTAAGGCCACGCCGTCGCACCGCAAATTCTGGGACTATGCCTTTGCTGGCGGCTCGCTGCTTGCCACCTTCAGCCAGGGGATTGTCGTGGGGGCGATGATCAACGGCTTCGACGTTGAAGGCCGACGTTTCGCTGGCTCTGCGCTCGACTGGTTCACCCCGTTCAACCTGTTCTGCGGCCTGGGCCTTATGGTCGCTTACACCCTGCTCGCCACCACCTGGCTTATAATGAAAAGCGAAGGTGAACTGCAGATCCGCATGCGCTATCTTACCCGCCGGGTATTGCTGGCGCTGATTGCGGTGATTGCCGTGGTAAGTATCTGGACACCGCTTGGCTGGCAGTACGTGGCCGAGCGCTGGTTCACGCTGCCAAACTTTTTCTGGTTCCTCCCGGTTCCGCTGCTGGTTGGCGTGCTGAGCCTGTGGATTTGGCGAATGACTCACAACCCGCACAGCCACGCCCGCCCGTTCCTGCTGACCCTTGGGCTTATCTTCCTCGGGTTCAGCGGGCTGGGCATCAGCCTGTGGCCGCATATCATTCCCCCGCGCATTACCCTGTGGGAAGCCGCAGCCCCGCCTTCCAGTCAGCTGTTTATGCTGGTCGGCACGCTGTTAATCATCCCGGTGATCCTTGTGTACACCGCCTGGAGCTACTACGTTTTCCGCGGCAAAGTGTCTGATACCGAAGGTTACCACTGATAAATCCAGGGTCAGGGCGGCGCGCCAGCCCGCCCGGACCAAAAAGCGCTTGTAACTCAAACAGATCGAATGTTAATAATATTTTGCAATGAAGTTATCAAAATTAAACAACATCGCTTGTCAGCGGCATCGCTCTGTTTTAAACATCGCCTATGGAAAAAAATGGTCTGTTCAGTCAGCGCATACGCTTGCGCCATTTACATACATTTGTGGCCGTCGCTCAACAGGGAACGCTGGGGCGTGCGGCTGAAACCCTTAATCTCAGTCAACCTGCACTTTCAAAAACGCTGAACGAACTCGAGCAGCTCACCGGAACGCGCCTGTTCGATCGCGGCCGCCTCGGGGCGCAATTGACCATCGTGGGGGAGCAATTTCTTACGCACGCCGTTAAGGTGCTTGACGCCCTTAACACCGCAGGTCAGGCTTTAAACCGTAAAGATGAACCCGTCTGCGAAGTGGTACGCATAGGCGCGCTGCCTACTGCGGCGCTGGGGATCTTGCCGCCGGTTATCGGGCAGTTTCACCGGCAGCAACGGCACACCACGCTTCAGGTCGCCACCATGAACAACACCATGCTGCTCGCGGGGCTGAAATCCGGCGAACTGGATCTGGGTATCGGCAGAATGTCCGACCCCGAACTGATGAGCGGCCTGAACTATGAGCTGCTGTTTCTCGAATCCCTCAAGCTGGTGGTGCGGCCAAATCATCCACTCTTGCAGGACACCGTCACCCTGAGCCGGGTTATGGAGTGGCCAGTGGTGGTGTCGCCGCAGGGCACGGTCCCGCGACAGAACGCCGAAACCATGCTGCAGATGCAGGGCTGCTCGCTGCCCTCGGGCTGCATCGAAACGCTGTCGGCCTCCCTTTCGCGCCAACTTACCGTCGATTACGACTATGTCTGGTTTGTCCCGTCAGGGGCGGTCAAAGACGATTTACGCCGCGGCACGCTGATTGCACTGCCGGTCACCTCTCCCGGGGCGGGCGAACCTATCGGCATTTTGACCCGCGTGGATACCCCGCTCTCGGCGGGCGCGCAAACCCTGCTGAGCGCAATTCGTAAGTCCATGCCGGTGTAATTACCCCTTTTTCTCCCGCCTGCTTAACCCGTCGTGATGACGGGTTGCTTCTTTTTGCTAATCAATAAATGCGAAATTATTCATTAACAATTGCGTAAAACAATTTAACAGATTTATCATAGCCACGAATTCACCAAATGGTTCACACATCATTTATAAAAGGTGAATTTAGCCGCTTAAAGCCCTGCCTTAAGCGTGAAACCCTGCTTAACCTCAATATTAATTACCCATTTGGTACAGACACCACGCAAGCCTGACAGGACGGGTGTATTTAAGGAGACAGAAATGGCATTTGGCAACGCGCCACGCGGAGTACCTCGTATTCTGCAGTGGCTTCTTGCCGGACTGATGGTGCTCATCGGTCTGGCTGTCGGCGGGCTGGGCTTAAAGCTCGCCACCGTGGGCGGAAGCTGGTACTTCCTGATCATGGGCATCGTGATGGTGATTGCTGCCATCCTGATTTTCACCAATCGCACCATCGGGATCGTGCTCTACGCCCTGGCGTTTATCACCTCGCTGTTCTGGGCAGTGAGCGATGCAGGCTGGGATTTCTGGCCGCTGTTCTCACGCCTGTTCACCTTTGCGGTGCTGGCGTTTCTGTGTGCCATCGTATGGCCTTATCTGCGCGCGGCGCAGCACGGCACGCCGGTGAACAAAGCGCCTGCCTTTGGCGTTGCGGCGGTGCTGGCTGTTGGTATGCTGGTGAGCCTCGGCTGGATGTTCAAACCGCAAACGCTGGTCGCGGCCAACGAACCGGTGCCAGTAAAACCGGTGGCACCCGGCGAACAGCAGAAGAACTGGGAACACTGGGGAAACACCACCCACGGTGACCGTTTTGCCGCACTCGACCAGATTAATAAGCAAAACATCAACGAGCTCAAAGTGGCCTGGGTGGCCCATACCGGCGACATCCCTCAAAGCAACGGCTCGGGTGCAGAAGATCAGAACACCCCGCTGCAGGTAGGCGACACGCTGTACGTGTGTACGCCGTACAGCAAAGTGCTGGCGCTGGATGTTGACTCCGGCAAAGAGAAATGGCGTTACGACTCAAAAGCAACGGCCCCGAACTGGCAGCGCTGCCGCGGGCTGGGCTACTTTGAAGATCGCTCGAGCGTGACAACGTCACAAGCAGAAACTCAGCCTGCGGCCTGCCCGCGTCGCCTGTTCCTGCCTACCACTGATGCCCGTCTGATTGCTATCAACGCGGACAACGGCAAGGTCTGTGACGACTTTGGCGACCATGGCACTGTCGACCTGAGCGTCGGCATGGGTGAAATTAAACCCGGCTATTACCAGCAAACCTCGACGCCGCTGGTCGCGGGCAACGTGGTCGTGGTCGGCGGACGCGTGGCGGATAACTTCTCCACCGGTGAACCGCCGGGCGTGGTACGTGCCTACGACGTTCATACCGGTAAACTGGCGTGGGCCTGGGATCCGGGCAACCCTGCATTGACCGGCGAGCCCCCAGAAGGCAAGACCTACACGCGCGGTACCCCGAACGTCTGGTCTGCCATGTCCTACGACGCCGGACTGAACCTGATTTATCTGCCAACGGGTAACGCAACGCCAGATTTCTGGGCGGGTGAACGTACCGCGCTGGATGACAAGTACAGCTCGTCGATTGTCGCCGTGGACGCCTCCACCGGCCAGGTTCGCTGGCATTTCCAGACCACGCACCACGACCTGTGGGATTTCGACCTGCCTTCCCAGCCGCTGCTGTACGATCTGCCGGACGGTAAAGGCGGTACCACGCCAGTGCTGGTACAGACCAGCAAGCAGGGCATGATCTTTATGCTCAACCGCGAAACCGGCAAGCCGGTGGCGAAAGTTGAAGAACGCCCTGTGCCTGCGGGTAACGTTGAGGGTGAGCGCTATTCGCCTACTCAGCCCTATTCCGTTGGCATGCCGATGATCGGCAACCAGACGCTGACCGAATCCGACATGTGGGGCGCAACGCCGGTTGACCTGCTGCTGTGCCGTATTCAGTTTAAAGAGATGCGTCATCAGGGCGTCTTTACCCCGCCGGGTCTGGACCGCTCTCTGCAATTCCCTGGCTCTCTTGGCGGGATGAACTGGGGCAGCGTGTCGGTTGACCCGAACAATGGCCTGATGTTCGTTAACGACATGCGTCTGGGGCTGGCGAACTACATGGTTCCTCGCGCTAACGTGGCGAAAGACGCCAGCGGTATCGAAATGGGGATTGTCCCGATGGACGGCACGCCGTTCGGCGCAATGCGCGAACGTTTCCTGTCGCCGCTGGGCATTCCGTGTCAGAAGCCGCCGTTTGGCACCATGTCAGCCGTTGACCTGAAATCCGGCAAGCTGGTGTGGCAGGTTCCGGTCGGCACGGTCGAAGACACCGGTCCGCTGGGGATCCGCATGCATATGCCAATCCCGATCGGTATGCCTACGCTTGGGGCATCACTCTCCACGCAGTCCGGCCTGCTGTTCTTTGCCGGTACCCAGGACTTCTACCTGCGCGCGTTTGATACCGCAACCGGGAAAGAGATCTGGAAAGACCGTCTGCCGGTGGGCAGCCAGTCCGGCCCGATGACCTACGTTTCGCCGAAAACCGGTAAACAGTACATCATCATCAACGCAGGCGGCGCGCGCCAGTCACCGGATCGCGGTGATTACGTTATCGCGTATGCGTTACCGGACAAGAAGTAAACAATGAAAAAGGGACCGAAAGGTCCCTTTTTTTGTAGGTCAGATGTTATAGGTCGGGTAAGCGAAGCGCCACCCGATACACTCCGCGACTCAGAACGTCTCCCAGTTATCCCCGGAAATCGTTGCCGCCTGGCGCAACGGTACGTTCTGCGCCACCGGTGCAGCCGTCACCGCGCGGCCCTGCTTCGCGCCGCTCAGACGAAATGCCCCTACCGCCTCGGTCAGACGCGCGCCCTGTTCTTCCAGAGATGCCGCCGCCGCTGAGGCTTCTTCCACCAGCGAGGCGTTCTGCTGGGTTACTTTATCCATTTCAGAGATAGCCTGGCTTACCTGAACGATACCGCGACTCTGTTCATCCGACGCGGCAGCAATTTCAAGCATGATATCGGTGACGCGTTTCACCGCATCAACAATCTCATTCATGGTGTTACCCGCTGCTACCACCTCGCCAGAGCCCTGGTCAATCAGTGAAACGGACTCGTTGATCAGGCTTTCAATCTCTTTCGCGGCGTTGGCACTGCGGCTCGCCAGGGTACGCACTTCGCTTGCCACCACCGCAAATCCACGCCCTTGTTCTCCGGCACGCGCCGCCTCTACTGCGGCGTTGAGCGCAAGGATATTGGTCTGGAAAGCAATGCTGTTGATGACGGCAGTGATTTCAGAAATTTTCTTCGAACTGGTGGAGATGTTGCCCATCGTTTTCACCACCCCGGAGACCATCTGGCCACCCCGGCTGGCTTTACCGGACGCATCCTCCGCCAGCTTGCTGGCATGGTGAGCGTTATCGGCGTTTTGCTTCACGGTTGCCGTCAGCTGCTCCATGCTGGCCGCGGTCTGCTCAATGGCGGCGGCCTGCTGTTCGGTACGCGATGACAGATCGGTATTACCGGCGGAAATCTCACTCGTGCCGCGGTAGATCTCCTCCGCTCCCTGACGCACGGTCCCTACCGTGGTCACCAGCGAGTGCTGCATCGTCTGCAGGTCCCGCGTCAGACGGCCAATCTCGCTGCGGCCCGTCGACTCGTCCGGCATCGTCAAATCGCCCTTCGCGATATTCTCGATGCGCGTAGCCGCGCGCTGGAGCGGGTTGATCACGGTACGGCGCAGCACCACGAAGGTCATCACCGTGAGCACCAGGGCTAACGCAAAAGCCCCAACCATAAACATCAGCCCCAGCTGGGTGCGGGTATACGCCTGCGTGGAGAGGGCGTTAGCGCGATCGGTACGGATCTTGATCGCCTTTAACAGCACGTCGTTATAGGCATCATCCAGCGGACGGGCGCTCTCATTTTCGTGATTGATGATGGCTTCAAACATGCCGTTTTTGGCATATTTGAGCATCGGCTGAAGACCAGCGATATAGGCATCGAAGCGGGTTTTCAGATCGCTGTCCAGGGCTTCATCCGCAGGGGAACGGACCGGACGGTTCATATAGGCGGTAAACCCCTCCTGCGACTGCTTGATGCGTTTTTCCGCCTCGGCGATGTTCTCTTTCATCGCGTCCATTTCCGCGATACGGCTCGCCGCACCGGCGTGGATCATATTGATACGGGCGGTACGCAGATGGTTCGAACTGTTCGACAGCCCCATACGTACCTGAATTTCGGATGTAACATCCTGCTGATCGGTATCGGCTTTTAGCAGGAAATACCCTGCCAGCCCTGCGCTCAGGGCGAACAGAAGAATAATGCCACCGAGAATGGAGGAAAACAGCGGAACCAGCCGGATATGATGCAAGAAGCCCAGCCGCTGCTGCGCCTGCATCGATGTTGTGTTGTCCATGACCGTCGACTCTCTTATAGGTAAGATGCGTATAAACACGCCTGTAAAATAGTCATCGGCACGGCGGGGAATTTGCTTATGGCTAAAAGCGCCAGCCAGGTCACACTTTAGAGAAGAATATGCAGGAAAGGCCAGCGGCAAAAACCGCTGGCAGAATAATTAGTTGTCGCCGAAATGTATGACGGTACGAATGGACTTGCCCTGATGCATCAGATCGAACGCTTCGTTGATCTGATCCAGCGGTAAACGGTGGGTAATGAACGGATCGAGCTGGATTTTGCCAGCCATCGCATCTTCTACCATGCCCGGCAGTTGAGTACGGCCTTTCACACCACCGAACGCCGATCCGCGCCATACGCGGCCCGTGACCAGCTGGAACGGACGGGTTTTGATCTCCTGCCCCGCACCCGCGACGCCGATGATGATGCTTTCGCCCCAGCCTTTGTGGCAGCATTCAAGCGCAGCACGCATCACATTGACGTTGCCGATACACTCGAAGCTGAAGTCAACGCCGCCGTCGGTCAGCTCAACAATCACCTCCTGAACCGGCCTTGCGTCATCATTTGGGTTCACGAAATCGGTCGCGCCCATCTCACCCGCGAGTTTGAATTTCTCCGGGTTGGTGTCCACCGCGATGATACGCCCGGCTTTTGCCTGAACCGCGCCCTGGATAACCGCAAGGCCAATTCCGCCCAGACCGAATACCGCAACGGTATCGCCCTCTTTCACTTTCGCAGTGTTGTGTACCGCGCCGATACCGGTCGTCACGCCGCAGCCCAGCAGACACACTTTATCCAGCGGTGCCTGCGGGTTAACCTTCGCCAGCGAGATCTCCGCACACACGGTGTATTCGCTGAAGGTACTGGTGCCCATGTAGTGATAAATCGGTTCACCGTTCAAGGAGAAACGGGTGGTGCCGTCAGGCATCAGTCCCTTGCCCTGGGTAGCGCGTACCGCCTGGCACAGGTTGGTTTTACCGGATTTACAGAACTTGCACTCACCGCATTCGGCGGTGTACAGCGGAATAACGTGGTCGCCGGGCTTCAGGCTGGTGACGCCCTCGCCTACTTCAACCACCACGCCGCCGCCTTCGTGGCCGAGCACCGCCGGGAACACGCCCTCCGGATCCTCACCCGACAGGGTAAAGGCGTCGGTATGACACACGCCGGTGTGGGTAATTTTGATCAGCACTTCGCCTTTTTTCGGCGGCGCGACGTCAATTTCAACGATTTTCAACGGCTGGCCTGGACCGAATGCAACAGCTGCGCGAGATTTCATAGTGTCTCTTCCCTTGTAGTGAGGTCTGTGGGTTTATTTTAGATAAGAGCGCAGCAAATGGCCGACTTCCGCCATCCGAACTGCCCGCTGATCCGGGGTTGTCTCTCCCGTGACCAGCTCATCTTTGAGGTGAATTTCGACCATTTCGCCCATCAGGCCATTCGCCGCACCGCGCACGGCGGCAATTTGCTGCAGAATGGCCAGACAGGGTTCGCCGGACTCAAGCGCACGCTCGAGGGCATCGACCTGGCCCCGGATGCGGCGTACGCGAGTAAGGATACGTTTTTTGTCAGCAGGTGAATGCGGCATACGCCCTCCTATATACTATAGGGGGGTATAGTAACGTGTTTATCGGCTTCATGTAAACATCCTTGTGTTGAGGCTTTTGGGGCAATTGTCATGAGGTCCTTCAAAAAAACCATTCGCCACATCCCTAATAACATAC
This region of Enterobacter cancerogenus genomic DNA includes:
- a CDS encoding glucose/quinate/shikimate family membrane-bound PQQ-dependent dehydrogenase — translated: MAFGNAPRGVPRILQWLLAGLMVLIGLAVGGLGLKLATVGGSWYFLIMGIVMVIAAILIFTNRTIGIVLYALAFITSLFWAVSDAGWDFWPLFSRLFTFAVLAFLCAIVWPYLRAAQHGTPVNKAPAFGVAAVLAVGMLVSLGWMFKPQTLVAANEPVPVKPVAPGEQQKNWEHWGNTTHGDRFAALDQINKQNINELKVAWVAHTGDIPQSNGSGAEDQNTPLQVGDTLYVCTPYSKVLALDVDSGKEKWRYDSKATAPNWQRCRGLGYFEDRSSVTTSQAETQPAACPRRLFLPTTDARLIAINADNGKVCDDFGDHGTVDLSVGMGEIKPGYYQQTSTPLVAGNVVVVGGRVADNFSTGEPPGVVRAYDVHTGKLAWAWDPGNPALTGEPPEGKTYTRGTPNVWSAMSYDAGLNLIYLPTGNATPDFWAGERTALDDKYSSSIVAVDASTGQVRWHFQTTHHDLWDFDLPSQPLLYDLPDGKGGTTPVLVQTSKQGMIFMLNRETGKPVAKVEERPVPAGNVEGERYSPTQPYSVGMPMIGNQTLTESDMWGATPVDLLLCRIQFKEMRHQGVFTPPGLDRSLQFPGSLGGMNWGSVSVDPNNGLMFVNDMRLGLANYMVPRANVAKDASGIEMGIVPMDGTPFGAMRERFLSPLGIPCQKPPFGTMSAVDLKSGKLVWQVPVGTVEDTGPLGIRMHMPIPIGMPTLGASLSTQSGLLFFAGTQDFYLRAFDTATGKEIWKDRLPVGSQSGPMTYVSPKTGKQYIIINAGGARQSPDRGDYVIAYALPDKK
- a CDS encoding methyl-accepting chemotaxis protein yields the protein MDNTTSMQAQQRLGFLHHIRLVPLFSSILGGIILLFALSAGLAGYFLLKADTDQQDVTSEIQVRMGLSNSSNHLRTARINMIHAGAASRIAEMDAMKENIAEAEKRIKQSQEGFTAYMNRPVRSPADEALDSDLKTRFDAYIAGLQPMLKYAKNGMFEAIINHENESARPLDDAYNDVLLKAIKIRTDRANALSTQAYTRTQLGLMFMVGAFALALVLTVMTFVVLRRTVINPLQRAATRIENIAKGDLTMPDESTGRSEIGRLTRDLQTMQHSLVTTVGTVRQGAEEIYRGTSEISAGNTDLSSRTEQQAAAIEQTAASMEQLTATVKQNADNAHHASKLAEDASGKASRGGQMVSGVVKTMGNISTSSKKISEITAVINSIAFQTNILALNAAVEAARAGEQGRGFAVVASEVRTLASRSANAAKEIESLINESVSLIDQGSGEVVAAGNTMNEIVDAVKRVTDIMLEIAAASDEQSRGIVQVSQAISEMDKVTQQNASLVEEASAAAASLEEQGARLTEAVGAFRLSGAKQGRAVTAAPVAQNVPLRQAATISGDNWETF
- a CDS encoding S-(hydroxymethyl)glutathione dehydrogenase/class III alcohol dehydrogenase: MKSRAAVAFGPGQPLKIVEIDVAPPKKGEVLIKITHTGVCHTDAFTLSGEDPEGVFPAVLGHEGGGVVVEVGEGVTSLKPGDHVIPLYTAECGECKFCKSGKTNLCQAVRATQGKGLMPDGTTRFSLNGEPIYHYMGTSTFSEYTVCAEISLAKVNPQAPLDKVCLLGCGVTTGIGAVHNTAKVKEGDTVAVFGLGGIGLAVIQGAVQAKAGRIIAVDTNPEKFKLAGEMGATDFVNPNDDARPVQEVIVELTDGGVDFSFECIGNVNVMRAALECCHKGWGESIIIGVAGAGQEIKTRPFQLVTGRVWRGSAFGGVKGRTQLPGMVEDAMAGKIQLDPFITHRLPLDQINEAFDLMHQGKSIRTVIHFGDN
- a CDS encoding metal/formaldehyde-sensitive transcriptional repressor — its product is MPHSPADKKRILTRVRRIRGQVDALERALESGEPCLAILQQIAAVRGAANGLMGEMVEIHLKDELVTGETTPDQRAVRMAEVGHLLRSYLK